In Methanobrevibacter sp., one DNA window encodes the following:
- a CDS encoding C-GCAxxG-C-C family protein → MELDSQKVVEKIEEYRKDYSCSQATLMGICDVAGMPTEELALLAKGFSGGIGGTFSEGTCGAVTGAVMALGLLGADEKQIISASKKLFNEFKDKYESVTCGYISKDGDDKSPCVEVCLFAGEKVCEYLKE, encoded by the coding sequence ATGGAATTGGATTCACAAAAAGTTGTAGAGAAAATAGAGGAATACAGAAAGGATTACAGCTGCTCACAAGCAACTCTCATGGGAATCTGTGACGTTGCAGGGATGCCTACTGAAGAATTGGCTCTTCTTGCAAAGGGATTCTCCGGAGGTATTGGTGGAACCTTTTCAGAAGGGACCTGTGGTGCTGTAACCGGTGCTGTAATGGCTTTAGGTCTTTTAGGTGCAGATGAAAAGCAGATCATTTCAGCTTCAAAGAAACTGTTCAATGAATTCAAGGACAAATATGAATCTGTAACCTGCGGATACATCTCAAAAGATGGGGATGACAAGTCTCCATGCGTGGAAGTATGCCTGTTTGCGGGTGAAAAGGTCTGTGAATACTTAAAGGAATAA